One Aegilops tauschii subsp. strangulata cultivar AL8/78 chromosome 7, Aet v6.0, whole genome shotgun sequence genomic window carries:
- the LOC120968540 gene encoding uncharacterized protein has translation MIADKSECSGEGLPGATAEATASRARGQGLTLDDETACGTPAGSASDAERIEAPAKLEANPHITIVIAETGSESTESLKGVDNADVFIKIDTDSHGMGLAAMVETENGASLSTKSQPGTEQPPPPVPIVSHHRGTCQELMKVTSRVDAERKLKETELSNIQKHTSDRDIGRGRQDTGTSNRTHFSHSYSGECSTSGSFRDIVDEEREEIEPHELQIQTSEIREKPGNLMRKEWEEQKLRRIKYMLQASFEGRASRRKWKMWRSLGVTTAV, from the exons ATGATTGCGGATAAGTCTGAGTGCAGCGGAGAGGGGCTGCCTGGCGCCACCGCGGAAGCTACAGCCAGCAGAGCGCGCGGGCAGGGATTGACTCTGGATGACGAGACTGCCTGCGGCACTCCGGCGGGGTCAGCTAGCGACGCCGAGCGCATTGAAGCGCCAGCCAAGCTCGAGGCAAATCCTCACATCACCATAGTAATTGCTGAAACGGGTTCCGAAAGCACTGAATCACTGAAAGGGGTTGACAATGCAGACGTCTTCATAAAAATCGACACAGACTCTCATGGCATGGGGCTGGCAGCCATGGTGGAAACAGAGAATGGAGCTTCTTTGTCCACCAAGTCTCAGCCGGGGACTGAACAGCCGCCCCCGCCTGTCCCTATAGTCTCGCACCACCGTGGCACTTGCCAGGAGCTGATGAAAGTTACCAGTAGAGTGGATGCAGAACGTAAGTTGAAAGAGACCGAGCTGTCGAACATTCAGAAGCACACAAGTGACCGTGACATTGGCAGAGGTCGTCAGGACACAGGCACCAGCAACAGAACTCATTTCTCACACAGCTATTCTGGGGAGTGCTCGACTTCTGGATCATTTAGGGACATAGTTGATGAAGAGAGGGAAGAGATTGAGCCCCATGAGTTACAAATTCAGACGAGTGAAATAAG AGAGAAGCCTGGGAATCTGATGAGGAAAGAATGGGAAGAGCAGAAGCTAAGAAGGATTAAATATATGCTGCAAGCTTCATTTGAAGGACGCGCCAGCAGGAGAAAGTGGAAAATGTGGCGAAGTTTGGGAGTGACCACCGCCGTGTGA